A genome region from Alicyclobacillus acidocaldarius subsp. acidocaldarius DSM 446 includes the following:
- the purR gene encoding pur operon repressor — MQRHERLIRLTRRLVERPMAPIGISALAEAWGVAKSTLSEDVQLVREVLAEDGAGRVETLVGAQGGVRFVPQVARDRAEAFLWDVARRLASPDRVIAGEFLYASDVLGDPDVIDTAGAMVASRFAHAGVEVVVTVETKGIPLAASAARYLHAPLAIVRREQRVTEGASLTTHYVSGSAKRIQTMSLSTRLVPRGARALIVDDFMRAGATARAVAELIGEFGGEVCGTAVFMATSQPAQKMVADYVALLEVGPVRESGFEVRPNLGALERRVTHVD, encoded by the coding sequence ATGCAGCGGCATGAACGGCTCATCCGCCTGACCCGCCGACTCGTCGAGCGCCCCATGGCGCCCATCGGCATCTCGGCGCTGGCCGAGGCGTGGGGCGTGGCTAAGTCGACGCTGAGCGAGGACGTGCAACTCGTCCGCGAAGTGCTTGCCGAGGACGGCGCCGGCCGGGTGGAGACGCTCGTCGGGGCCCAGGGCGGCGTGCGTTTCGTGCCTCAGGTGGCCCGGGATCGCGCCGAAGCCTTTCTGTGGGACGTCGCTCGCCGACTCGCCTCGCCCGATCGCGTCATCGCGGGCGAGTTCTTGTACGCGTCGGATGTGCTCGGCGATCCGGACGTGATCGACACGGCGGGCGCCATGGTGGCGAGCCGATTCGCCCACGCGGGCGTCGAGGTCGTGGTGACCGTCGAGACGAAGGGGATCCCGCTCGCCGCGAGCGCCGCGCGGTATTTGCACGCGCCGCTCGCCATCGTCCGGCGCGAGCAGCGCGTGACAGAGGGCGCATCGCTCACGACGCACTACGTGTCCGGGTCGGCGAAGCGCATCCAGACCATGTCCTTGAGCACCCGGCTCGTTCCGAGGGGCGCGCGGGCGCTCATCGTGGACGACTTCATGCGCGCGGGCGCCACGGCCCGGGCGGTGGCCGAGCTCATCGGCGAGTTTGGCGGCGAGGTCTGCGGCACGGCGGTCTTTATGGCCACCTCGCAGCCCGCGCAGAAAATGGTCGCCGACTACGTGGCGCTGCTCGAGGTCGGCCCCGTGCGCGAGAGCGGCTTTGAGGTTCGCCCCAACCTCGGCGCGCTGGAGCGGCGCGTTACCCATGTCGATTGA
- a CDS encoding RidA family protein codes for MQIIHTDQAPKAIGPYAQAVQVDRFVYTSGQIPLTPQGEMVQGGVKEQVEQVFRNLDAVLTAAGARRDQVVKATIFMTDLAEFQVVNEACEAFFGSHKPARSTVQVAALPRGAKVEIELVAYLD; via the coding sequence ATGCAGATCATTCACACGGATCAGGCGCCGAAGGCCATCGGCCCATATGCTCAGGCGGTTCAGGTGGACCGATTCGTCTACACGTCCGGCCAGATCCCGCTCACGCCCCAGGGCGAGATGGTCCAGGGAGGCGTGAAAGAGCAGGTGGAGCAGGTGTTCCGCAACCTCGACGCGGTGCTCACGGCCGCAGGCGCGCGGCGCGATCAGGTCGTGAAGGCCACCATCTTCATGACGGATCTCGCCGAGTTCCAGGTGGTCAACGAGGCGTGCGAGGCGTTCTTCGGCAGCCATAAACCCGCTCGCTCCACCGTGCAGGTCGCGGCGCTTCCGCGCGGTGCCAAGGTCGAGATCGAGCTCGTCGCCTACCTGGATTGA
- the spoVG gene encoding septation regulator SpoVG — protein sequence MQITDVRLRRVASEGRMKAIASITIDSEFVVHDIRVIDGNNGMFVAMPSKKTPDGEFRDIAHPISSSTRQKIQEAVLAAYYRAQEADAENSQPLRDSAM from the coding sequence GTGCAGATCACCGATGTAAGGCTTCGCCGAGTGGCGAGTGAAGGCCGCATGAAGGCGATCGCGTCCATTACCATCGACAGCGAGTTCGTCGTCCACGACATCCGCGTGATCGATGGCAACAACGGCATGTTTGTCGCGATGCCGAGCAAGAAGACGCCGGACGGCGAGTTTCGGGACATCGCGCATCCCATTTCGTCGTCCACGCGCCAGAAGATCCAGGAGGCCGTCCTCGCCGCGTACTACCGCGCGCAGGAGGCGGACGCCGAGAACTCGCAGCCGCTTCGCGACTCGGCCATGTGA
- the glmU gene encoding bifunctional UDP-N-acetylglucosamine diphosphorylase/glucosamine-1-phosphate N-acetyltransferase GlmU translates to MAQTAVVLAAGHGTRMKSQTHKVLHPVCGKPMIHHLLDSLREAQMDQVVVVVGQHREQVEASIRGRAQIAVQEKQLGTADAVRAALPLVPSDTETVVVLYGDAPLIRPETILHLMRLREENRAACVVLAAEVTNPKGLGRVFLNDRGEVERIVEEKDATPEERAHRLINTGIYAFRRDALEQALREVKNDNAQGEYYLTDTALILSRRGERVIAHIAEDEDEIASVNNRAELARVEAICRQRILTRWMMEGVTVVDPNTTYIEADVELAPDVTLLPGTMLAGRTRISPGAVIGPHTRLVDTVVREGARVQYTVAVEAVIGEDAEVGPFAYLRPGAEIGRRVKIGDFVEVKNSRIGDDTKVSHLAYVGDAEIGRNVNVGCGAITVNYDGERKHRTVVGDDSFIGSNVNLIAPVTIGKGAYVVAGTTVTDDVGDDGFAIGRVPQTTKPNYVRAWKARRQNRNPEKGGNHCGH, encoded by the coding sequence ATGGCGCAAACCGCTGTCGTGCTGGCCGCGGGGCACGGCACACGCATGAAATCGCAGACCCACAAGGTGTTGCACCCGGTATGTGGGAAGCCCATGATTCACCACCTTTTGGATAGCCTCCGCGAGGCGCAGATGGATCAAGTCGTGGTGGTGGTGGGACAGCATCGGGAACAGGTGGAGGCATCCATTCGCGGCCGCGCGCAAATCGCGGTCCAGGAGAAGCAGCTCGGTACCGCAGACGCCGTGCGGGCGGCGCTGCCGCTCGTTCCTTCCGATACAGAGACGGTGGTCGTGCTCTACGGCGACGCACCGCTCATTCGGCCGGAGACCATTCTGCACCTGATGCGGCTGCGCGAGGAGAACCGCGCAGCCTGCGTCGTGCTTGCGGCGGAAGTGACGAATCCGAAGGGGCTCGGCCGGGTCTTTTTGAACGATCGCGGCGAGGTGGAGCGGATCGTCGAGGAGAAAGACGCGACGCCGGAAGAGCGCGCGCACAGGCTCATCAACACGGGCATCTACGCGTTTCGGCGGGATGCGCTGGAACAGGCCCTTCGCGAGGTCAAGAACGACAACGCGCAGGGGGAATATTACCTGACGGACACGGCGCTCATCCTGTCCCGCCGCGGCGAGCGCGTGATCGCGCATATCGCGGAGGACGAGGACGAGATCGCGAGCGTGAACAACCGCGCCGAGTTGGCGCGCGTGGAGGCCATCTGCAGACAGCGGATTCTCACGCGCTGGATGATGGAGGGGGTCACGGTGGTGGACCCCAACACGACGTATATCGAGGCGGATGTGGAGCTCGCGCCGGACGTGACCCTGCTCCCGGGCACGATGCTCGCGGGCCGCACGCGGATATCGCCGGGGGCGGTCATCGGGCCGCACACGCGGCTGGTGGACACGGTCGTGCGGGAAGGGGCCCGCGTTCAGTACACGGTGGCGGTCGAGGCCGTCATTGGCGAAGACGCCGAGGTGGGGCCGTTCGCGTACCTGCGCCCCGGTGCGGAGATTGGGCGGCGGGTGAAGATTGGGGATTTCGTCGAGGTGAAAAACAGCCGCATCGGCGATGACACCAAGGTGAGCCACCTGGCGTACGTGGGAGACGCCGAGATCGGCCGCAACGTCAACGTCGGGTGCGGGGCCATCACCGTGAACTACGATGGCGAGCGGAAGCATCGAACGGTCGTCGGCGACGACAGCTTCATCGGCTCGAACGTGAACCTCATCGCGCCGGTGACCATTGGCAAGGGCGCGTATGTCGTCGCGGGCACGACGGTGACGGACGACGTCGGCGACGACGGCTTCGCCATCGGCCGAGTACCGCAGACCACCAAGCCGAACTACGTCCGGGCGTGGAAGGCGCGCAGGCAGAATCGGAATCCGGAGAAGGGCGGGAACCATTGTGGCCATTGA
- a CDS encoding ribose-phosphate diphosphokinase codes for MAIDADLKLVTGNANPALAQEIADYIGVPLADCQVGRFSDGEVRIRLGESVRGANVFIIQPTSQPVNEHLMELLILMDAVKRASARTINVVIPYYGYARQDRKARARDPITAKLVANLLQTAGASRVISMDLHAGQIQGFFDIPVDHLIGMPILADYFLDKQIENPVVVSPDMGGVTRARAFAERLGAPLAIIDKRRPDANVAQVMNIIGDIEGKTAILIDDMIDTAGTITAGAAELLKRGARGVYACCIHPVLSGQGVERLQNSAIEEVVVTNTIALPEHKRIDKIKVLSVAELIAEAIIRVHTQRSVSQLFD; via the coding sequence GTGGCCATTGACGCCGACTTGAAGCTCGTCACGGGAAATGCCAATCCGGCATTGGCGCAGGAAATTGCCGACTACATCGGAGTCCCGCTGGCGGACTGCCAAGTCGGGCGGTTTTCGGACGGCGAGGTCCGCATCCGCCTGGGCGAGAGCGTGCGAGGCGCAAACGTGTTCATCATTCAACCCACGAGCCAGCCGGTCAACGAGCACCTCATGGAGCTCCTCATCCTGATGGACGCGGTCAAGCGCGCCTCGGCGCGCACCATCAACGTCGTGATTCCGTACTATGGATATGCGCGTCAGGATCGCAAAGCCCGCGCGCGTGATCCCATCACGGCGAAGCTCGTCGCCAATCTGCTGCAGACGGCGGGCGCGAGCCGCGTCATTTCGATGGACCTGCACGCCGGCCAGATCCAGGGCTTCTTCGACATCCCGGTCGATCACCTGATCGGGATGCCCATCCTGGCGGATTACTTCCTGGACAAGCAAATTGAGAACCCCGTGGTGGTGTCGCCGGACATGGGCGGTGTCACGAGGGCGCGCGCGTTCGCGGAGCGGCTCGGCGCGCCACTCGCCATCATCGACAAGCGGCGGCCGGACGCCAACGTGGCGCAGGTCATGAACATTATCGGCGATATCGAGGGCAAGACGGCCATCCTGATTGACGACATGATTGACACGGCGGGGACCATCACCGCGGGCGCGGCGGAGCTTTTGAAGCGGGGCGCGCGTGGGGTGTACGCGTGCTGCATTCACCCGGTGCTCTCGGGACAGGGCGTGGAGCGCCTGCAGAACTCCGCCATCGAAGAGGTGGTCGTCACGAACACCATCGCGCTGCCCGAACACAAGCGGATCGACAAAATCAAGGTGCTGTCGGTGGCGGAACTCATCGCGGAGGCCATTATCCGCGTGCACACGCAGCGCTCCGTGAGTCAGCTGTTCGACTGA
- the pth gene encoding aminoacyl-tRNA hydrolase, whose translation MKVIVGLGNPGREYERTRHNAGFMAIDILAEKLAARVDQADFHALVGDARYAGEKVLLVKPHTYMNVSGLSVGEIVRYYRIDPAEDLMVLYDDMDFPPGVVRLKAQGSAGGHNGIKSIIESLGTEKFGRVRIGIGRPPKGAPIVPYVLGAFSREEEPHVRRALETAADAALYAVERGFAEAMTRYNAAARA comes from the coding sequence TTGAAAGTCATCGTGGGACTCGGAAATCCGGGGCGCGAGTATGAGCGCACCCGGCACAACGCCGGGTTCATGGCCATCGACATCTTGGCGGAGAAACTCGCGGCGCGCGTGGATCAGGCCGACTTCCACGCGCTCGTCGGCGACGCGCGCTACGCGGGCGAAAAGGTTCTGTTGGTGAAGCCGCACACGTATATGAACGTAAGCGGCCTTTCCGTGGGCGAGATCGTCCGCTACTATCGGATCGATCCGGCTGAGGACCTGATGGTCCTCTACGACGACATGGACTTTCCGCCGGGCGTCGTGCGCCTGAAGGCGCAGGGGTCGGCGGGAGGCCACAACGGGATCAAGTCCATCATCGAATCGCTCGGCACGGAGAAGTTCGGGCGCGTCCGCATTGGCATCGGCCGGCCCCCGAAAGGAGCGCCGATTGTTCCGTACGTGCTGGGAGCGTTTTCACGAGAGGAAGAGCCGCACGTCCGCAGGGCGCTCGAAACGGCTGCGGACGCTGCGCTGTACGCCGTCGAACGCGGATTCGCCGAAGCCATGACCCGCTACAACGCGGCGGCCAGGGCTTGA
- a CDS encoding anti-sigma-F factor Fin, with translation MRFEYVCRYCRQKIGAVEAPHWSLGDAMERLGLHHLEPDHQWDVIRPRDNQFEIQTVCDACEQAVAMHPELLLEGSIIQ, from the coding sequence ATGCGCTTCGAATACGTCTGCCGCTATTGCAGACAGAAAATTGGGGCGGTGGAGGCGCCGCACTGGTCGCTCGGAGACGCGATGGAGCGGCTTGGCCTGCACCATCTGGAGCCGGATCACCAGTGGGACGTCATCCGCCCGAGAGACAACCAGTTTGAGATTCAAACCGTCTGCGACGCCTGCGAGCAGGCCGTCGCGATGCATCCCGAACTGCTATTAGAAGGAAGTATCATACAATAA
- the mfd gene encoding transcription-repair coupling factor, with amino-acid sequence MKGLVELMAADGALSSLADGMGPRRNDILITGVTGAGRQLVMAALYHLRNRRLPESMIVVTHTASHAQTIWEDLKEYLPDARVYLYPERDNALVDYLASSSDVLADRLHVLEALAQEGPVVVVTTLLAAWQPVTKKSHFLHSLVNLAVGESKPIDDVVAQLVRGGYERVSLVESRGQFSVRGGILDVFPMGHDLPYRIEWFDTDIDSIRTFDPATQRSQDKRDRVSFGPAFDLMLPQPVADKVADELEARLEARLKTVTDAALRDRLEQSISADIRKLREGQPFAGVARYQLLYPEHADTLFDHVPQPAFVCFDETARILERADVLEKEFREWLSGAMMRGEVLSGTVDAIHYEAKFQELNRPKVHFATFAHTRGSQRYQQVLNISARSMQNFHGQMNVLKQELARWEKAHTQVVFAAATKERADHLARVLDDYRIQADQVEVFTPGSKVPQIVVANLSSGFELPMHRIAVIVETEVFTAKRKHRQTRAQVSDAERIKSYQELNVGDYVVHVNHGIGRYMGIKTLEVDGRRNDYLYLSYAGGDSLYVPVDQIDQIQRYIGSGEKEPKLHSLGSSEWQKTKNRVKKSVRDIAGDLLKLYAKREATPGHAFSPDTPWQADFENMFPYEETPDQLRAIAEIKRDMEKPRPMDRLLCGDVGYGKTEVAMRAAFKAVMDGKQVAVLVPTTVLAQQHYETFKERFAGFPVKIEMLSRFRTRKETQEVLKGLKEGTIDIVIGTHRLLQNSVQFKDLGLLIVDEEQRFGVTHKEKLKQLRANVDCLTLTATPIPRTLHMSMLGVRDLSIIETPPENRFPVQTYVVEYNEGLVKEAIERELARGGQVYFVYNDVQTIHRMAERVQSLVPDARVSVAHGQMAEAELERVMLDFLEGEYDVLVTTTIIETGLDIPNVNTLIVYDADKFGLSQLYQLRGRVGRSNRIAYAYFTYQPAKVLSEVAEKRLAAIKEFTELGSGFKIAMRDLSIRGAGNLLGAEQHGFINSVGFDMYTELLQQAIRELRGEQLEKPVEPTIDVPVEAYIPDTYISDPSQKVAMYKRFRAIQAVSEADDLEDELIDRYGDPPQEVRNLLDVTRLKSLAMQAHADHIATQGADTTVRFPNEKHAPVDYPKLLSMAVKHKAQVTSRPNGMIFVAFRTKGLAGDEIVRRIIAFLTDYLEMVRQSKKQEEVAGV; translated from the coding sequence GTGAAGGGTCTCGTCGAACTCATGGCCGCGGACGGGGCGCTTTCGTCATTGGCGGATGGGATGGGGCCGCGCAGAAACGACATACTCATCACGGGCGTGACCGGGGCCGGGCGGCAGCTCGTGATGGCGGCCTTGTACCATCTCCGCAATCGCCGTCTCCCAGAGTCGATGATTGTGGTGACGCATACGGCCAGTCACGCCCAGACCATCTGGGAGGACTTGAAGGAGTACCTGCCGGATGCGCGCGTCTATCTCTATCCCGAGCGAGACAACGCGCTCGTCGATTACCTGGCGTCGTCGTCGGACGTACTGGCGGATCGGCTGCACGTCCTTGAGGCCCTCGCGCAGGAGGGCCCTGTCGTTGTGGTCACGACCCTTTTGGCCGCCTGGCAGCCGGTGACGAAAAAGAGCCATTTTCTACACTCGCTGGTGAACCTCGCGGTAGGTGAATCGAAGCCGATTGACGACGTCGTAGCGCAGCTAGTGCGCGGCGGCTACGAGCGCGTGAGCCTCGTGGAGAGCCGCGGCCAGTTCAGCGTGCGCGGCGGCATCCTCGACGTCTTTCCGATGGGCCACGATCTCCCCTACCGCATCGAGTGGTTCGACACGGACATTGACTCCATCCGGACGTTCGATCCCGCCACGCAGCGATCCCAGGACAAGCGGGATCGCGTGTCGTTTGGCCCTGCATTCGACCTGATGCTTCCTCAGCCCGTTGCGGACAAGGTGGCGGATGAACTCGAGGCGCGGCTTGAAGCCAGGCTGAAGACGGTGACGGATGCGGCGCTCCGGGATCGGCTGGAGCAGTCCATCTCCGCGGATATCCGCAAGCTGCGCGAGGGGCAGCCGTTCGCGGGCGTGGCTCGTTATCAGCTTCTGTATCCCGAACACGCGGACACCCTGTTCGATCACGTCCCCCAGCCTGCGTTCGTCTGCTTCGACGAGACGGCTCGCATCCTGGAGCGCGCGGACGTGCTCGAGAAGGAGTTTCGCGAGTGGCTGTCGGGCGCCATGATGCGGGGCGAGGTGCTCTCGGGCACGGTCGACGCCATTCACTACGAGGCGAAGTTTCAAGAGTTGAATCGGCCGAAGGTGCACTTCGCGACGTTCGCCCACACGCGCGGCAGTCAGCGGTATCAGCAGGTGCTCAACATCTCCGCGCGCAGCATGCAGAATTTCCACGGGCAGATGAACGTGTTGAAACAAGAGCTCGCGCGCTGGGAGAAGGCGCACACGCAGGTGGTGTTTGCGGCCGCGACCAAGGAGCGGGCGGATCACCTGGCGCGCGTCCTGGACGACTATCGCATCCAGGCCGATCAGGTGGAGGTCTTTACGCCGGGATCGAAGGTGCCGCAGATCGTCGTCGCCAACCTGTCAAGCGGGTTCGAGTTGCCGATGCACCGCATCGCCGTGATCGTCGAGACCGAGGTGTTCACGGCGAAGCGGAAGCATCGCCAGACGCGCGCGCAGGTCTCGGATGCGGAGCGGATCAAGAGCTACCAGGAACTGAATGTCGGCGACTACGTGGTGCACGTGAATCACGGCATTGGCCGGTACATGGGTATCAAGACGCTTGAGGTCGATGGTCGCCGCAACGACTACCTGTACCTGAGCTACGCGGGCGGCGACAGCCTGTACGTGCCGGTGGACCAGATCGATCAGATCCAGCGGTACATCGGCTCCGGCGAGAAGGAGCCGAAGCTGCACAGCCTCGGGTCGAGCGAATGGCAGAAGACGAAGAACCGCGTCAAGAAGTCGGTGCGCGACATCGCGGGCGATCTCCTGAAGCTCTACGCGAAGCGCGAGGCGACGCCCGGGCACGCGTTCTCGCCCGACACGCCATGGCAGGCGGACTTCGAGAACATGTTCCCGTACGAGGAGACGCCGGACCAGCTTCGCGCCATCGCGGAGATCAAGCGGGACATGGAGAAGCCGCGCCCGATGGATAGGCTCCTGTGCGGCGACGTGGGCTACGGCAAGACGGAGGTCGCCATGCGCGCGGCGTTCAAGGCGGTCATGGACGGGAAACAAGTCGCGGTGCTGGTGCCGACGACGGTCCTCGCGCAGCAGCACTACGAGACGTTCAAGGAGCGGTTCGCCGGCTTCCCAGTGAAGATTGAGATGCTGAGCCGCTTCCGGACGCGCAAAGAGACGCAGGAGGTGTTGAAGGGCCTCAAGGAGGGGACCATCGACATCGTCATCGGCACGCACCGGCTTTTGCAGAACTCGGTGCAGTTCAAGGACCTGGGGCTTCTGATTGTGGACGAGGAACAGCGCTTCGGCGTGACCCACAAGGAAAAGCTGAAGCAGTTGCGCGCGAATGTGGACTGTTTGACGCTGACCGCGACGCCCATCCCGCGCACGCTCCACATGTCCATGCTCGGCGTGCGCGATCTGTCCATCATCGAGACGCCGCCCGAGAACCGGTTTCCGGTCCAGACGTACGTCGTGGAGTACAACGAGGGGCTTGTCAAAGAGGCCATCGAGCGCGAACTCGCCCGCGGCGGACAGGTGTACTTCGTGTACAACGACGTCCAGACCATCCACCGCATGGCCGAGCGCGTGCAGTCGCTCGTGCCCGATGCGCGCGTGAGCGTGGCGCACGGTCAGATGGCGGAGGCGGAGCTCGAGCGCGTGATGCTCGACTTTCTCGAGGGCGAGTACGACGTGCTCGTCACCACCACCATCATCGAGACGGGGCTCGACATTCCGAACGTGAACACCTTGATTGTGTACGACGCCGACAAGTTCGGTCTGTCCCAGTTGTATCAGCTGCGCGGCCGCGTCGGCCGATCCAACCGGATTGCGTACGCATATTTCACCTATCAGCCGGCCAAGGTGCTGTCGGAGGTCGCGGAAAAGCGGCTGGCGGCCATCAAGGAGTTCACCGAGCTCGGCAGCGGCTTCAAGATCGCCATGCGTGACCTGTCCATCCGCGGCGCTGGCAACTTGCTCGGGGCCGAGCAACACGGGTTCATCAACTCTGTGGGCTTCGACATGTACACGGAGCTCTTGCAGCAGGCCATTCGCGAGCTGCGCGGCGAGCAGCTGGAGAAGCCCGTCGAACCGACCATCGACGTGCCCGTCGAGGCGTACATTCCAGACACCTATATCTCCGATCCGTCTCAGAAGGTGGCCATGTACAAGCGGTTCCGGGCGATTCAGGCTGTGTCCGAGGCGGACGATCTCGAGGACGAGCTCATCGATCGCTACGGCGATCCGCCGCAGGAGGTGCGCAATCTGCTCGACGTGACGAGGCTCAAGAGCCTCGCGATGCAGGCGCACGCGGATCACATCGCGACGCAGGGTGCCGACACGACCGTGCGGTTTCCGAACGAGAAGCATGCGCCCGTCGATTATCCGAAGCTCCTGTCCATGGCGGTCAAGCACAAGGCGCAGGTCACCTCGCGGCCGAACGGCATGATCTTTGTCGCGTTCCGAACCAAGGGCCTCGCGGGGGACGAGATCGTCCGGAGGATCATCGCCTTCTTGACGGATTACCTGGAGATGGTGCGGCAGTCGAAAAAGCAGGAAGAGGTGGCGGGCGTCTGA
- the spoVT gene encoding stage V sporulation protein T — protein MKATGIVRRIDDLGRVVIPKEIRRTLRIREGDPLEIFVDRDGEVILKKYSPIGELGDFAKEYADSLAENTGHIAMIADRDVIIAVSGAPKKEFLDKPVSEDIEQAMEERKTVHNSAAGEYAIVRDRPERFGARVIAPIIAAGDPIGAVILATRDESVRMGETEVKLAETAAGFLGKQMEQ, from the coding sequence TTGAAAGCCACAGGCATCGTGCGGAGAATTGATGATCTCGGTCGGGTTGTGATTCCGAAGGAAATTCGACGGACGTTGCGCATTCGCGAAGGCGATCCCTTAGAGATATTCGTGGACCGCGACGGCGAGGTCATCCTGAAGAAGTATTCGCCCATCGGAGAACTCGGGGACTTTGCCAAGGAGTATGCGGATTCGCTCGCCGAAAACACGGGGCACATCGCGATGATTGCGGATCGGGACGTGATCATCGCCGTGTCGGGGGCGCCGAAGAAGGAGTTTTTGGACAAGCCTGTGAGCGAAGACATCGAACAGGCGATGGAGGAGCGGAAAACGGTACACAATTCGGCGGCGGGGGAGTACGCCATCGTGCGGGATCGCCCGGAGCGATTCGGCGCGCGCGTCATCGCGCCCATCATCGCCGCAGGCGATCCGATTGGCGCGGTCATCCTCGCCACCCGCGACGAGAGCGTGCGGATGGGGGAGACCGAGGTCAAGTTGGCGGAAACGGCCGCCGGCTTTTTGGGTAAGCAAATGGAGCAATAA
- a CDS encoding bifunctional methyltransferase/pyrophosphohydrolase YabN encodes MSILHIVGLGPGDPDSIPLGSYEIMRRGWPVVLRTREHPAVKRLEEAGVTYQTCDDLYEKCDTFDAVYEAIVARLLHLAEGHPHVVYVVPGHPLVAERAVQMLLTQSLPDVEVEIGPGQSFLDLAVARLGIDPVEGLLLLDGLALRHDQLNPRLHTFIAQVYNRAVASEVKLTLMELYPDEYEVVIVRAAGVRGEERMERVPLYEIDRLAWIDHLTTLYVPPAKDAAVLYRDLHEAPRIVEVLRGPNGCPWDRKQTHASLRKYVVEEAYEVAEAIDEGDADHLAEELGDLLLQILLHARIAEEAGEFTLRDVFAGLAAKLVRRHPHVFGDEVAKTADDVRGIWEQVKQDERRNEEREESALSGVKLAGPALAVAQAVQKAAAKVGFDWSNEADVWQKVKEEMNELDIERRREPRDAAKLAAEAGDVLFAVVNLCRFLDLDAEAVLAQATRRFVRRFRYVEERLRSNGGSWETASPEALDAYWNEAKIAFSQSN; translated from the coding sequence TTGAGCATCTTGCACATTGTCGGATTGGGCCCTGGAGATCCGGACAGCATCCCGCTCGGATCGTACGAGATCATGCGGCGCGGCTGGCCCGTCGTGCTTCGCACGCGCGAACACCCGGCCGTGAAGAGGCTCGAGGAAGCGGGCGTCACCTACCAGACGTGCGATGATCTCTACGAGAAGTGCGACACGTTTGACGCGGTCTACGAGGCGATTGTCGCGCGCCTGCTCCACCTCGCAGAAGGGCATCCGCATGTCGTATACGTGGTTCCGGGCCACCCTCTCGTGGCCGAGCGCGCGGTGCAGATGCTCTTGACACAGTCGCTCCCGGATGTGGAGGTCGAGATCGGCCCGGGACAGAGTTTTCTCGATCTCGCCGTGGCAAGGCTCGGGATCGATCCGGTGGAGGGGCTCCTGTTGCTCGACGGCCTTGCGCTTCGGCACGACCAACTCAACCCGCGCCTGCACACCTTCATCGCCCAGGTGTACAATCGCGCCGTGGCGAGTGAGGTGAAACTCACCTTGATGGAGCTCTACCCGGACGAGTACGAGGTCGTGATCGTCCGGGCGGCCGGCGTCCGCGGAGAAGAGCGGATGGAGCGCGTGCCGCTGTACGAGATCGACCGTCTCGCGTGGATCGATCACCTCACGACGCTGTACGTGCCGCCCGCCAAGGACGCGGCCGTGTTGTACCGGGATCTGCACGAGGCTCCGCGAATTGTCGAAGTCCTGCGCGGGCCGAACGGCTGCCCGTGGGATCGGAAGCAGACGCACGCGTCGTTGCGCAAGTACGTCGTCGAGGAGGCGTACGAGGTGGCGGAGGCCATCGACGAGGGCGATGCCGATCACCTCGCGGAGGAGCTGGGGGATCTCCTGCTGCAGATTCTTCTCCACGCGCGCATCGCGGAGGAAGCGGGCGAGTTCACGCTTCGCGACGTATTTGCGGGGCTCGCGGCGAAGCTGGTCCGCCGCCACCCGCACGTGTTTGGGGACGAGGTGGCGAAGACGGCGGACGACGTCCGCGGCATTTGGGAGCAGGTAAAACAGGATGAGCGTAGAAATGAAGAGCGTGAAGAGAGCGCCTTGTCAGGCGTGAAGCTCGCCGGGCCAGCGCTCGCTGTGGCGCAGGCGGTCCAGAAGGCGGCGGCCAAGGTCGGGTTCGACTGGTCGAACGAGGCCGACGTATGGCAGAAGGTCAAAGAGGAAATGAATGAACTTGACATCGAGCGACGTCGGGAGCCGCGGGATGCCGCCAAGCTCGCCGCGGAAGCCGGGGATGTGCTGTTTGCCGTCGTCAACCTCTGCCGGTTTCTCGATCTCGACGCCGAGGCCGTCCTGGCCCAGGCGACGCGCCGATTTGTCCGCCGGTTCCGGTACGTGGAGGAACGGCTGCGCTCCAATGGGGGATCGTGGGAAACCGCGTCTCCAGAAGCCCTCGATGCGTACTGGAACGAGGCAAAAATCGCATTTTCACAGTCGAACTAG
- a CDS encoding HU family DNA-binding protein yields the protein MNKMELINRVAEKTNLKKKDAESAVNAVFEIIEEALANGEKVQIIGFGTFETRSRAARSGRNPQTGEVIEIPASTVPAFKPGNKLKEVTR from the coding sequence GTGAATAAGATGGAACTCATCAACCGTGTCGCGGAAAAGACCAACTTGAAGAAGAAGGACGCGGAGAGTGCGGTCAACGCCGTGTTCGAGATCATCGAGGAGGCCCTCGCCAACGGCGAGAAGGTGCAGATCATCGGCTTTGGCACGTTTGAGACGCGTTCTCGCGCCGCGCGCTCGGGCCGCAACCCGCAGACGGGCGAGGTCATCGAGATCCCGGCTTCCACGGTGCCTGCGTTCAAACCGGGCAACAAGCTCAAGGAAGTCACGCGCTGA